One SAR324 cluster bacterium genomic region harbors:
- a CDS encoding chemotaxis protein CheW: MEHNEKSKNESLDNVEQYLTFTLDDEIFALDIGSIREVLEFESVTRVPQTPDYMKGVINLRGSVVPVVDLKLKLGMTRTEKTINTCIIIVEITLEGDHLLLGAIADSVQEVLELSEIEAAPKIGTRLNTEFIDGMGKHGDNFIIILNINKIFDSESLGMLNG; this comes from the coding sequence ATGGAACATAACGAAAAATCAAAAAATGAAAGTTTGGATAACGTAGAACAATATCTGACGTTCACACTGGATGATGAAATCTTCGCGCTGGATATCGGTTCAATACGGGAAGTGCTGGAATTTGAGTCTGTGACACGGGTTCCACAGACACCCGACTATATGAAAGGTGTGATCAATCTGCGTGGAAGCGTGGTTCCGGTTGTAGATCTGAAACTGAAACTGGGAATGACCCGCACAGAAAAAACCATCAATACCTGCATTATCATTGTGGAAATCACACTGGAAGGCGATCATCTGCTGCTGGGGGCGATTGCGGATTCAGTTCAGGAGGTTCTGGAACTTTCTGAAATTGAAGCGGCACCTAAAATCGGAACCCGATTGAATACTGAATTTATTGACGGCATGGGGAAGCACGGAGATAATTTTATTATCATCCTGAATATCAATAAAATTTTTGATTCAGAATCTCTGGGAATGCTCAATGGTTGA
- a CDS encoding chemotaxis response regulator protein-glutamate methylesterase, translating into MNKIKVMIIDDSAIVRQTLEQILSSDPEIEVVAMASDPLVAANKLESVIPDVITLDVEMPRMDGITFLQKLMSQHPIPVVMCSSLTDKGSETALRALELGAIDIIHKPRLGTKQFLEEAKIMICDVVKGAAMAKARKISSRASSTPQPKLTADAVIARAPTHSMIQTTEKVVIVGASTGGTEALKVFLEALPEDSPGIVIVQHMPENFTAAFARRLDSLCKVSIKEAENNDSVVRGRALIAPGNKHTLLKRSGARYYVEVKDGPLVTRHRPSVDVLFRSAARYAGKNAVGVIMTGMGDDGAKGMLEMKEMGSYNIAQDEASCVVYGMPKEAVKLGCVDKVLPLESIAREVIKLCN; encoded by the coding sequence ATGAATAAAATCAAGGTTATGATCATTGATGATTCTGCCATTGTCCGACAAACCCTGGAACAGATTCTTTCATCGGATCCGGAGATAGAAGTAGTGGCAATGGCCAGTGATCCATTGGTGGCCGCAAATAAACTGGAAAGCGTGATTCCTGATGTGATCACACTGGATGTGGAAATGCCGAGAATGGATGGCATCACGTTCCTGCAGAAACTGATGAGCCAACATCCGATACCGGTGGTGATGTGTTCCAGTCTCACCGACAAAGGCTCTGAAACCGCTTTAAGAGCACTGGAACTGGGCGCGATTGATATCATCCACAAACCCAGGCTGGGAACCAAACAATTTCTGGAAGAAGCCAAGATCATGATTTGTGATGTGGTGAAAGGTGCCGCCATGGCAAAGGCCAGGAAAATTTCATCCAGGGCCTCTTCCACCCCACAGCCTAAACTGACCGCGGATGCGGTGATTGCCAGAGCGCCAACACATTCCATGATCCAGACAACTGAAAAGGTCGTGATCGTCGGGGCCTCGACCGGCGGAACAGAAGCCTTGAAAGTTTTTCTGGAAGCACTTCCTGAGGATTCTCCGGGAATTGTAATTGTGCAACACATGCCCGAAAATTTTACCGCGGCGTTCGCTCGCAGATTGGACAGTTTGTGCAAGGTTTCGATCAAGGAAGCGGAAAATAACGATTCTGTTGTCAGGGGACGCGCACTGATCGCTCCGGGCAACAAACATACGCTGCTCAAACGAAGCGGTGCCCGTTATTATGTGGAAGTGAAAGATGGTCCACTGGTCACCAGGCATCGTCCTTCGGTGGATGTCCTGTTTCGCTCAGCCGCAAGATACGCTGGTAAAAACGCGGTGGGTGTAATTATGACAGGAATGGGGGATGATGGCGCCAAAGGAATGCTTGAAATGAAAGAAATGGGAAGCTATAACATCGCGCAGGATGAGGCTTCCTGTGTGGTTTATGGTATGCCGAAAGAAGCCGTCAAATTAGGATGTGTGGACAAGGTTCTTCCGTTGGAGAGCATTGCCCGTGAAGTGATCAAGCTTTGTAATTAA
- a CDS encoding chemotaxis protein CheD, with product MRQRIWRGHPQITIDPGEFHATKEPIIISTLLGSCVAACLYDPVRKIIGMNHFLLSNKRYSKALPVEITEAGRYGIHSMELLINEMIKNGARKEYLKAKAFGGGNMLQNSNDSTNFFCVGQVNARFIREYLATEKIPLIAADLGGDNGRVIHFSAMDFSVHVRKIQKTYGTEIVQRDEQYWKRSLEKQEKETTEIDLW from the coding sequence TTGCGACAAAGAATCTGGAGAGGACACCCCCAAATCACGATTGATCCGGGGGAGTTTCACGCGACAAAAGAGCCTATTATCATTTCCACGTTGCTGGGATCCTGTGTTGCCGCATGCCTGTATGATCCTGTCCGGAAAATTATTGGGATGAACCACTTTTTGCTGAGCAATAAGCGTTATTCAAAAGCCTTACCGGTTGAGATCACCGAAGCGGGTCGGTATGGGATTCATTCCATGGAATTGCTGATCAATGAAATGATCAAAAACGGCGCACGCAAAGAATATCTGAAGGCCAAGGCTTTCGGTGGGGGTAATATGCTTCAGAATTCTAATGATTCGACTAATTTTTTCTGCGTGGGGCAAGTGAACGCGCGCTTTATTCGGGAGTATCTGGCCACAGAAAAAATTCCGCTGATCGCGGCTGATCTGGGCGGAGACAATGGCCGCGTGATACACTTTTCCGCCATGGATTTTTCTGTGCATGTTCGAAAAATCCAGAAAACCTATGGAACAGAGATTGTCCAACGTGATGAACAATACTGGAAACGTTCTCTTGAAAAACAGGAGAAAGAAACAACTGAAATTGATTTGTGGTAA
- the hemJ gene encoding protoporphyrinogen oxidase HemJ, with the protein MQGDLVFWLKSLHIIGVVVWFSGLFYLGRLFVYHQEASEKPEYERKLFENQFALMEKRLWYAITQPGMVLTVVMGTALIMYWGFQPWLHVKLFLIALLLGYHYWCGLVRKQLLEGTCKMTGKHLRMFNEIPTLLLISIVFMVVFKNAISFVGLGIGILILTVLIVGIVVALQRKVRNSQQ; encoded by the coding sequence TTGCAAGGAGACCTCGTGTTTTGGCTTAAATCACTTCATATTATTGGCGTTGTTGTCTGGTTCAGCGGTTTATTCTATTTGGGACGGTTGTTTGTATACCATCAGGAAGCCTCTGAAAAACCGGAGTATGAAAGAAAACTTTTTGAAAATCAGTTTGCCCTGATGGAAAAACGACTGTGGTATGCCATAACCCAGCCGGGCATGGTCCTGACGGTTGTGATGGGTACAGCCCTGATCATGTATTGGGGCTTTCAGCCCTGGTTGCATGTCAAACTGTTTCTCATCGCGTTGTTGCTGGGCTATCATTACTGGTGCGGGCTGGTGCGCAAACAATTGCTGGAGGGTACCTGCAAAATGACAGGCAAGCATTTGAGAATGTTCAATGAAATTCCAACCCTGTTGTTGATCAGCATTGTGTTCATGGTTGTTTTCAAGAACGCTATTTCGTTCGTCGGCCTTGGCATCGGGATTCTCATCCTCACGGTTCTGATTGTTGGTATTGTGGTTGCACTACAAAGAAAGGTTCGTAATTCACAACAATGA
- a CDS encoding chemotaxis protein CheA, translating into MSDEFDRIKEVYREEATERLAELENAMLELEQDPENMDIIASAFRAMHTIKGSGAMFGHDDIAEFTHEVESTYDRVRNGDLPVTPKLIALTLSAHDHIKALLEGHDKPGSVDMSIGEAIVLEFRNLLSAPIEKTQPEEKPKAQQSRQEKQQPALEQDTDPEKTITFRIRFTPSTDIFANGTNPAPLLKELQELGEAVIIADTHLIPPIKEMDPELCYVSWDILLTTNRGINAIKDVFIFVEDVCEVHIDVIDDATFQEGNYKKLGEILIERGDLKPEDLQQVLGGQKPIGKILEDSGLVPPDKIQSALAEQHRVRDTHEKRQQGESSSSIRVDSEKLDKLVDLVGELVTVQARLTQWANMKSDSDLTLISEEVERLTTELRDNTMSVRMLPIGSTFNKFRRLVRDLSNDLGKKVVIQTEGAETELDKTVIEQLNDPLVHIIRNSIDHGIESPETRIAEGKPEEGTILLTAAHSGAHVLIQIQDDGAGLNVNAIRSKAVERGLLYHDTEMSDTEIFNLIFAPGFSTAKQVTSVSGRGVGMDVVKKSINALRGSIDIQSKMGQGTTITLKLPLTLAIIDGLLVKIDREFFVLPLSSVEECVELSREDVAKAHNRHVAYVRNEIIPYIRLREQFGLDGEPPEIEQVVITEVSNRRVGFVVDYVIGEHQTVIKSLGKMYRDVEGISGATILGDGTVALILDINQLTHSAEEIESSLVH; encoded by the coding sequence ATGAGTGACGAATTTGATAGAATCAAAGAGGTATATCGGGAAGAAGCGACTGAACGACTGGCCGAACTGGAAAACGCCATGCTGGAACTGGAACAGGATCCGGAAAACATGGACATTATTGCCAGCGCGTTTCGTGCCATGCACACCATCAAAGGTTCAGGCGCCATGTTCGGCCACGATGACATCGCTGAATTCACCCATGAAGTAGAGAGCACCTATGACCGTGTCCGGAATGGCGATTTGCCGGTCACCCCCAAATTGATCGCGCTGACATTGTCCGCGCATGATCATATCAAAGCTTTGCTTGAAGGACATGACAAACCGGGAAGTGTGGATATGTCCATTGGTGAAGCAATCGTCCTGGAATTTCGCAATCTGCTTTCCGCACCCATAGAAAAAACGCAACCTGAAGAAAAACCCAAAGCACAACAGTCACGTCAGGAAAAACAGCAGCCTGCTCTGGAGCAAGACACTGATCCTGAAAAAACCATCACCTTCCGTATACGGTTTACGCCCTCCACTGACATTTTTGCCAATGGTACTAATCCGGCACCGTTGCTCAAAGAATTACAGGAGCTTGGCGAAGCCGTGATCATTGCGGACACGCATCTGATTCCACCCATTAAAGAGATGGACCCTGAACTGTGTTATGTGAGTTGGGATATTCTGTTGACGACCAATCGGGGCATCAATGCGATCAAGGATGTTTTTATTTTTGTCGAAGATGTCTGTGAGGTTCACATTGATGTCATTGATGATGCGACATTTCAGGAGGGTAACTATAAAAAACTCGGCGAAATTCTGATTGAACGCGGAGATCTCAAACCGGAAGATCTTCAGCAGGTATTGGGCGGACAAAAGCCCATCGGTAAAATACTGGAAGATTCAGGACTGGTGCCTCCGGATAAAATTCAATCCGCTCTGGCGGAACAGCACCGGGTTCGTGATACCCATGAAAAACGACAGCAGGGTGAATCGTCCTCAAGCATCCGTGTTGATTCCGAAAAACTGGACAAACTGGTTGACCTGGTTGGCGAGTTGGTGACTGTTCAGGCCCGACTGACCCAGTGGGCCAACATGAAAAGTGACTCAGACCTCACCCTGATTTCTGAAGAAGTCGAACGACTGACAACGGAACTCAGAGATAATACCATGAGTGTCCGAATGTTGCCGATTGGCTCAACCTTCAATAAATTCCGCCGACTGGTCCGTGATTTATCGAATGATCTTGGCAAAAAAGTTGTGATTCAAACTGAAGGTGCTGAAACCGAACTGGATAAGACTGTCATTGAACAACTCAATGATCCACTGGTTCACATTATCCGCAATTCTATCGATCATGGTATTGAATCCCCTGAAACCCGCATTGCTGAAGGCAAACCTGAGGAGGGAACAATCCTGTTGACAGCCGCGCATTCCGGCGCCCATGTGCTCATTCAGATTCAGGATGATGGTGCGGGCCTGAATGTTAACGCCATTCGCAGCAAGGCTGTGGAACGTGGACTCCTCTATCATGATACGGAAATGTCGGATACGGAGATTTTTAATCTGATCTTTGCGCCGGGTTTTTCAACCGCAAAGCAAGTCACCAGTGTCTCAGGTCGTGGTGTCGGCATGGACGTGGTGAAAAAAAGTATCAATGCGCTCCGGGGCAGTATCGATATCCAGAGCAAAATGGGACAGGGAACCACCATCACCCTGAAATTACCGCTGACATTGGCTATCATTGATGGTCTGCTGGTAAAAATTGACAGGGAATTCTTTGTGCTTCCGCTTTCTTCTGTCGAAGAATGTGTTGAATTGAGCAGAGAAGATGTGGCCAAGGCGCATAATCGACATGTGGCCTATGTCCGCAACGAAATCATACCATATATCCGCTTGCGGGAGCAATTCGGACTGGATGGCGAACCCCCTGAAATTGAACAGGTTGTGATCACTGAAGTCAGTAACCGCAGGGTTGGATTTGTTGTGGATTATGTCATCGGCGAACACCAGACCGTGATCAAATCGCTCGGAAAAATGTATCGTGATGTGGAAGGAATTTCAGGTGCCACCATTCTCGGGGATGGCACGGTAGCGTTGATTCTGGATATCAATCAGTTGACTCATTCTGCGGAAGAAATCGAATCTTCCCTTGTCCATTAA
- a CDS encoding diguanylate cyclase produces MLRTPLSVPDKNNPKLLVTHPRLEVILNILQESRYFKKAGKLVLRKVLQQGYLLHLKKDEVLIKDGDTMPPEMFILVEGTLDVMSQEKFILRLERPGDIAGEMSVISPGPRSADVIAQSDCELVSFPHEVFKVQNDDELVPVFYFLFAHILAEKLKLTTAQSMIRKNQRVHSSDKPKVAIIDVNESDRMIIQGALYSEWSECEPVIYADPQEYLDSPLDHRFDLLIVDVQYPHMMESELAAVENLINALKVHGAPIFIISNYCNNSLNRLLLVEREIDEFLGKPYSVFDLKHAMTKFRIWYYKHRELDRVERAADTDRLTGLANRRRMDEFVSALLTLYPDTKQPFSFIISDVDNFKFYNDTHGHQMGDVVLATVAIVFAQNVRNGDLAARFGGEEFVVILPNCNKDAAIKVAEKLRKAIEDEVIPHQEMQPTGNLTVTIGVATYPDDATDVEMLLKKADDCLYRGKESGRNIVVAAEPLHPQE; encoded by the coding sequence ATGCTTCGTACCCCTTTATCAGTACCAGATAAAAATAATCCGAAACTGTTGGTGACTCATCCACGCCTGGAAGTGATCCTGAATATTCTCCAGGAAAGCAGGTATTTTAAGAAGGCGGGAAAACTTGTTCTGCGAAAGGTTCTTCAACAAGGCTATCTCCTGCATTTGAAAAAAGATGAAGTCTTGATCAAGGATGGCGACACCATGCCTCCGGAAATGTTTATTCTGGTCGAAGGAACACTGGATGTGATGAGCCAGGAAAAATTCATCCTGCGTCTGGAACGTCCGGGAGACATTGCGGGTGAGATGTCGGTCATTTCACCGGGACCAAGATCTGCCGATGTGATCGCGCAGAGCGATTGTGAACTGGTTTCGTTTCCACATGAAGTATTCAAGGTTCAGAATGATGACGAACTGGTGCCGGTCTTTTATTTTTTGTTCGCGCATATTCTCGCTGAAAAATTGAAGCTCACCACCGCACAGTCGATGATTCGCAAAAATCAGAGAGTCCATTCGTCTGACAAACCCAAAGTCGCGATCATTGATGTCAATGAATCAGATCGTATGATCATCCAGGGTGCGCTTTATTCGGAATGGAGCGAATGTGAACCTGTCATCTATGCGGATCCGCAGGAATATCTGGATAGTCCGCTGGACCACAGGTTTGACCTCCTGATTGTCGATGTCCAGTATCCTCACATGATGGAATCAGAACTGGCGGCTGTTGAAAACCTGATCAATGCCCTGAAAGTTCATGGGGCACCGATTTTTATCATCAGTAATTACTGCAACAACTCGCTCAACCGGTTGTTGCTGGTAGAACGGGAAATAGACGAATTTCTGGGAAAACCCTACTCGGTGTTTGATCTTAAACATGCCATGACCAAATTCAGGATCTGGTATTACAAGCATCGTGAACTGGACCGGGTTGAACGGGCGGCCGATACAGACAGGTTGACCGGATTGGCGAATCGCCGCAGAATGGATGAATTCGTCAGTGCCCTGCTGACTTTGTATCCTGACACCAAACAACCGTTTTCCTTTATCATTTCAGATGTGGATAATTTCAAATTTTACAATGACACCCATGGACACCAGATGGGCGATGTGGTGTTGGCCACCGTCGCAATTGTGTTTGCCCAGAATGTTCGCAACGGGGATCTTGCCGCGAGATTTGGTGGCGAGGAATTTGTCGTAATCCTTCCCAATTGCAATAAAGACGCGGCGATCAAGGTCGCTGAAAAACTCAGAAAAGCGATTGAGGATGAAGTCATACCTCACCAGGAAATGCAACCCACAGGAAATCTCACGGTAACAATAGGGGTTGCGACCTATCCGGATGATGCGACAGATGTTGAAATGCTCCTGAAAAAAGCGGATGATTGCCTCTATCGCGGAAAGGAATCTGGACGCAATATTGTGGTAGCCGCTGAACCGTTACATCCGCAAGAATAA
- a CDS encoding protein-glutamate O-methyltransferase, which translates to MINNTLSEHDFQRLSQFIHREFGIKMPPIKKVLLESRLQKRLRLLGLNSFTEYIDFLFSPEGKAQEMIPFINKVTTNKTEFFREAGHFDYMTRTAIPDLVQQHGSRKSLKVWSAGCSSGEEPYTLAMVLSEFHSRNQSAISGFSILATDISMEVLEIAHRAVYPPDRVVGIPLDFKHKYFMKSKNPAKPNLRVVPELRRLITFGRLNFMDGDYGLKERYDIIFCRNVIIYFDRPTQEKIFHKFCRNLNDGGYVFVGHSETLHGMDVPLVQVSPTIYKKK; encoded by the coding sequence ATGATCAACAACACGTTAAGTGAGCATGATTTTCAGCGTTTGAGCCAGTTCATTCATCGGGAGTTTGGCATCAAGATGCCTCCGATCAAGAAAGTGTTGCTGGAATCACGTCTGCAGAAACGACTGCGACTGCTCGGGTTGAATTCTTTCACCGAATACATTGATTTTCTGTTCAGCCCTGAAGGGAAAGCGCAGGAAATGATCCCGTTCATTAACAAGGTCACTACCAACAAAACCGAATTTTTCAGGGAAGCCGGCCATTTTGACTACATGACTCGCACCGCAATCCCTGACCTGGTGCAACAGCACGGTTCACGAAAAAGCCTGAAAGTCTGGAGTGCTGGATGTTCAAGTGGCGAAGAACCTTATACCCTGGCCATGGTCCTTTCCGAGTTCCATTCCAGAAATCAATCAGCTATTTCAGGGTTTTCAATTCTGGCAACGGACATTTCCATGGAAGTCCTTGAAATTGCGCACAGGGCGGTTTATCCCCCTGATCGGGTGGTCGGGATCCCCCTGGATTTTAAACATAAATATTTCATGAAAAGCAAGAATCCAGCAAAACCGAATTTGAGAGTCGTGCCTGAATTACGACGTCTGATTACGTTTGGCCGTTTGAATTTCATGGATGGAGACTATGGCTTGAAAGAGCGGTATGACATTATTTTCTGCCGTAATGTGATTATCTATTTTGATCGACCTACTCAGGAAAAAATATTTCATAAGTTTTGCCGCAATCTGAATGATGGTGGCTATGTGTTTGTAGGCCACTCAGAAACCTTGCATGGGATGGACGTTCCGCTGGTGCAGGTTTCACCTACCATTTATAAAAAGAAGTGA
- a CDS encoding PrsW family intramembrane metalloprotease: MLMYVISFVVTPLLLWGWGLLRFHRYKRLNLKVLMLFFVAGAVSGLIALLMNHSIEKYTMFWPDAEEQLLGTWDTGMPVYAYGFWFLVGFNEEFAKMLVLLMLFFPFRFIEEPLDGIFYSVTVAMGFATLENLFYVSQYGYSILMTRSIVTLPAHMFMSVPVGYFVAKSRLLLEVRPLPPLGMTYSIRYILAGWFLSSFLHGFYDFILSTEWRVFAYVQILLMIAMAIILSRHVMRVSPYKPPAESLHTSNG, from the coding sequence ATGCTAATGTATGTGATCAGCTTTGTTGTGACACCACTGTTGCTTTGGGGGTGGGGATTGTTACGGTTTCATCGTTACAAACGGTTGAACCTTAAGGTGTTAATGCTATTTTTTGTTGCGGGAGCCGTCAGTGGTTTGATCGCGCTGTTGATGAACCACTCGATTGAAAAATACACCATGTTCTGGCCTGATGCGGAAGAGCAGTTACTGGGAACCTGGGACACTGGAATGCCTGTGTATGCCTATGGTTTCTGGTTTCTTGTCGGCTTTAATGAGGAATTTGCGAAAATGCTGGTGCTGTTGATGTTGTTTTTTCCGTTCAGGTTCATTGAGGAACCGCTGGATGGTATTTTTTATTCAGTCACAGTGGCCATGGGATTCGCGACCCTGGAAAATCTGTTTTATGTGAGCCAGTATGGTTACTCCATTCTGATGACGCGTTCCATTGTCACCTTGCCGGCTCACATGTTCATGAGTGTTCCGGTCGGATACTTTGTGGCAAAATCGAGATTGTTGCTGGAGGTTCGGCCACTCCCGCCACTGGGCATGACCTATAGCATTCGTTATATCCTGGCCGGTTGGTTTCTATCTTCATTTCTGCATGGATTTTATGATTTTATCCTGTCAACAGAATGGAGAGTTTTCGCCTATGTTCAAATCCTGCTCATGATCGCAATGGCTATTATCCTGAGCCGTCATGTCATGCGAGTCTCGCCCTACAAACCGCCCGCAGAGTCCCTACACACGTCAAACGGTTGA
- a CDS encoding STAS domain-containing protein yields MLEFISEDNQTGKLRIQGHSTIGYAKELKTGLVEALDKVQLLKLDLSGLTEADLSFVQLLYSLSQTAAKSGKTVQLDGLCPALLRQLVDTVGFNQKKWLCFG; encoded by the coding sequence ATGTTAGAATTTATTTCAGAAGATAATCAGACAGGAAAACTGCGCATCCAGGGCCACTCAACGATTGGTTATGCCAAAGAGTTGAAAACAGGCTTGGTCGAGGCACTGGATAAAGTTCAGCTTCTCAAACTGGATTTAAGTGGCTTGACCGAGGCTGATTTATCTTTTGTACAATTGCTCTATTCTTTGTCTCAAACAGCGGCCAAATCAGGAAAAACCGTCCAACTGGATGGCCTTTGCCCCGCGCTATTACGTCAATTGGTAGACACCGTTGGTTTCAACCAGAAAAAATGGCTTTGTTTCGGTTGA
- a CDS encoding response regulator yields MGKVIMTVDDSPSIRQMVTFTLKNAGYEVVEAVDGADAINKVKQHSVNMVITDLNMPNVDGIELIKQLRANPAHKFTPIVMLTTESQDTKKQEGRSAGATGWIVKPFKPDQLIAVVKKVMG; encoded by the coding sequence ATGGGCAAAGTGATAATGACCGTCGATGATTCGCCCAGTATCCGGCAAATGGTGACATTTACTCTGAAAAACGCGGGATATGAGGTGGTTGAGGCTGTAGATGGTGCTGATGCGATAAACAAGGTCAAGCAACACAGTGTGAATATGGTCATCACGGACCTGAACATGCCGAATGTAGACGGGATTGAGCTTATCAAACAACTGCGCGCGAATCCTGCCCACAAGTTCACACCAATCGTCATGCTTACGACCGAGTCCCAGGATACTAAAAAACAGGAAGGACGAAGTGCCGGAGCGACAGGGTGGATTGTCAAACCCTTCAAACCGGATCAACTCATAGCGGTGGTTAAAAAGGTGATGGGATGA